Within Mytilus edulis chromosome 10, xbMytEdul2.2, whole genome shotgun sequence, the genomic segment CAGGTGTGTTTTTGATGGTGggttttactgtttaaaaacgACAAAAACCAAAGAGAAATATTTATTTGCACATAAAACTTGCTTTCCCGCTGTAAATTTTCGTAGGATTTGGATGGTAGTAAACTTTGTTGTCGTTGCATTGTTCGATATTTGTGTGATTTGTAGTTTGGTGATTTCTGGAATTCCGATTAAAccaacaaaggagtaggtccagtaagaaccctttttggccccaaaatatagcagttttacaaaattgttaaaatgtaaacttttaaatatatattggacagtagaatgcttctgctacataaatattggttgttttggcaatacaatgcacatatatcgagtactagcaccattaagtcacgctaaattactgaaatcttcacaattctatcattttagctAAATTTTAGACGGTCTTCGTGTAAAACGatagtggccgcattcgtgttcatccttaatattgaaatgtaagttgttttttatgataatacataacatatataaagattttggatgaacacggatgcggccactttcatttttgacaaaaaatatctaaaaaagtgaatcggatcgttttcagtgactaaatcagttaaaatctttcacataaactaattgattcaaatgaaatagacacttaagtgtttagaaagaGGTCAAATtcattcgtcagatgaacttgaaatttggggccaaaattgatccttaccggacctactcctttatcaaAGCCTATGTTATCAAGGTTAGGTCCTACCCCATACAGTAGATAGAATTAATGTGCATTATGAATATTGGTATATAAATCAGAAATCACAATTTTGTATACTCGAAATTATTTACCTTATAAGCTATGAATACAATGAGGGACAGTATTTTACAAAATAGTCAAGATTCTATGTCTACATGTTTTATTGCAATTATAATTTGTTAAATCTTGTTTACACCGATGATGTAAAGCTTAAGgtaataaagtatatataaactatatttcACTCAGTCAGTGCACCTTTAATTTGCGAGCTTCATTACTCGTATAGTACTGAGTCTGTACAGTTATGTGTTCTGGCACTTGCAATGTCTTGCATGCTTAGGCCTACATGTAGATTAGATATTACCGATTGGAAGTTACAGTTTATATTATTACGGAAGTAGTCAGTCAGTACACATTATCTTCCTCGttaatacaaatgtattatatgcCTTTGATATTATTGAAACAACCACATTGTTTTAGACGGGATATAAATAATGTCCtgaaatatgtaaacaacaaataacaaaatataatgcaAATCAAAAGAGTGAATCAAGAAAATTCCTTACCGGTCCCAAATAAAATTACTAATCCTAAAATGTTTTCCATTATAAAAGTGGTTTGTTCCAGATAATACTGATCATGAACCTTGGCTCAGATATGATAAGCCTACATGTACCTAGAATGATATCTGGCCTTTCTCTTTATCACGATTAGACAGTGCCAGCTTAAATGAAATGAATGACAATAAAGCAAATAAATAATGTAcagtttaacattaaatacataGTACAGGGAAAACTAATGACGCAAGAACAATCAAAAATATGCTGTTCTGAAGTAAAAGACTGCATAATAAAAAGGGTTTTGaccttttgaaattgaaatttttgcaAATCTATCAAGTGCCATTCTTCGCGTGGGCAGACGTACATGTAAGTCGGTCATGTATCAGAATTTATAATCCGGGAGTTTGTCTTATGATATTTTGCTTTAGGGCTCCAAACTTTCACATTCAATCCAGCTCACTGCCTAGACAtggattatcattgatatggccTGACTAtatgaattaactgttaacaaaactttgatttcGAGTTATTAAGGATTTTCTTCCCCAGAAACATATTAGCTTAGttgtatttggcgaaacctttcggaattttgggtGCTCAATTGCCCCATCATGGGTTTGAATAATGCATAACTGCAAAATGACTTAatcattttgtgatttttttactGACATTTAGTTATTCTAAACCGGTAAACAAAAATCTTATCTATTAAGGGACTTGTTTTACAGATTTGTAATGTGGATAAGCTTATATATATTGTGACTTAGCATAAAACTTTTCACAAATTTTGTTTATaagtatttgatattttattacgTGACAGGTATTTTATACTAATTCACTTTGAATAACTGATCTTTCGATTTAAAGTCTTCACACTTTAAATTGTATGAAAGTTCTAGCAAGTCGTACATTCAATACTGTCATTAGATCATTGAACATCGTTTTATTGGCATTAATAtcgattttgttatcagtaaatcaaaagcaaactaaatattattgttatatacatacacACATTTATGTATCTaaaatctgtcgatacctgtattttggcattgcacaaggtcatgatTTTCTctaactgtttatgacgtctttaaacTAAATCCATTAAATGTGtagtgattgataatttagtcttagattcATGATTGTTTATTACTAGTAGttattagtggctttgaactagctgtcagtaactgcgagtactctcagatcatgcagtacttgtgtttttgttcttgtttggatacaagtacccagccacgtccactctTGTGTTTTTGCTAGATGTATATCTAtatgtattcatctgatgagtctTTTCAACTGatctttatagtttgttcttatgttgtactgttacaccactgttccatgTTAGTTGGAGGGTTGGGAttctgctaacatgtttaaccccgccacattctgtatacatgtgcctgtcccaagtcaggagagtggttcgttcatattttgtacataaatcaggccgttaatttttctcgtttgaattgttttacatttatcatttggGTATGgacttagctcattgttgaatcCCGTAcagagacctatagttgttaatttctgtgtcatttggtttcctGTGGAGAcactggagagttgtctcattggcaatcatatcacatcttctttttgtatatataaaattgcaAATTTAGTACATGGAAACATCTCTCCATCAACAAGTTCGTGTAGTGTAGAATGTAAATGAGTTAataccttttttttaaaatagcatgcattatttctaaatttatttcaaaactatatagaaaatgtaaataaaattaaggtattgacatttttttctataaataacgTAACAGTGTTATGTATTTCATAAATCTAATGATGCAATCAGGGACTATACTAacgtatagaaagtccctgatgcaatagacctttttttttaatacttttataaaataaatatttaatgtgcaataattaattcttgtttatttagcaaaacaaacaacagttattttatctaagaacattttacttcataaaataatgtgggataatcagaacttttcatgtgggacaatcagaactctaaaatttaaaaaagtgggacaatcgggcaTGGTTGGCATTAACTACATCCACCTGCTCAACTAATCGGTAAATAATTGTAACACCTTGTTTACCTTTATGGTCAGATCTTATTGGTCATTCTGGACAAACTACATATATAGCTACATGAAGCTTTCAATTTTAGTAAGGATGAGTGCTCTTAGAACCGGACTTTGTgtcattttatctttttattatataaatatttgtgcCTATGGTAAATGAGATAggtccttttcaactgatttctagAACGTACTGTAAACATGAGATTACTATAGCATATGTGTTATAGTAATCTCCGGTTAAACCAATGTTCTGGGTTAAGGGAGGGTGAATGCTTACAAACATGTTCCACTCTGCtatttatatgcctgtcccaagttaatAGCCTATAAATTAGTGGTGGTCTTTGTTTTAGTATAAATTCAGTTGTTGATTTTCACATTTTTGATGCAGGAGCCTTTTAATATTGATCACTACACTGTgcaggttttgctcattgttgaaggcagaaGGTGACCTTTACATGTACATAGTAGTTGCTTGCATCCACAGACACTTCACTGATGACTCTCATTGGCATCATGATACaacttattatttgttttatatattacagTATGTGCCATCACAACTAACTTTTCTGATTTCAAAAGTTCAGATAAATTCTTCCCATTTATTTATCCGTACAAATAGATTAAATAATTCATATAATTTCAGGGTTAAAAAAAGGGTCTAGTACACCTTTTTCATTCAATACCAACACAAAACATTTTATCACCtttttgattgggttgttgtctcttctcCCAtctccattctaaattttatccataactatacataaataaatatagaaaCATTGGTTTTTTGTGAATTTATATACTGAAAggtgtatatctattatatattaaattattgatatataaactattggtaaacattttataaagagaTCTAAATCTGGAACAACATAAAATTTAACATATAGATAGAAATCAATTAttctttcaactttttttatctattatttccTGTATTTTCAAGAAAAGTCTTGCTTCAAAGTCTCCATTGACTAGATAATTTGATTTAGCTTCCTTCAGTTTTGATATATGTATAACACTGGGCACTTCAAACTTGCTGGCTTCTGCTGAAAATGTATGCTTGGCCCTGAATGTGTGTGCAGCATATCTGATGGTCCCTTTCATTCcataaataatcaatgtaatttCAGCTCTCATGTCTGGTAAGGGTGTACTCTGCTGTGTTGGGGTTGAAGGATTACAACGTCTTATTTTCAGGGTAGTGTCATCATTATGTCGACCTATGTACTGGGCATAGAGAACATGTGGAATAAAAAATCCCATTGGAAAAAAGTCAACCAAAAAAGTGAATTGTTTGGATTGTGACTGTAAAGGTACAGGCATAAAATTGGCAGGAATCTTTAAATTTTCCACCGTTATTTTACTATCCACTTTCTGTTTAGATGTATATTTCTTTAAGGTCAGATCACAATATACAGCATACTGGTTCTTGCAGTTGTAGTTCCTGTATGGTTCACGGGAAGCAATAATGTCCTCATACATTAGAGAGTGCCTTCTATAAGCTGACCAAATTTTATCCCCAAATATGTCTTTGTATTCATGATACAGAGGAGATTCTTCAACGAGTGAAAGCTGACATGGTGTCATTAGAGAAAATCGTATCAGAGGCATAACTCCTTTTAAATTCTCTACCAAATGATCTCTGTTATGTTTGCATAAAAGCCATCTTTCCACTTCCTGCCAAAGTTCATATTCTGAGGTCACCACAATTTCTGAACTGGATAGAAACTCTGTTAATTCATTTACCGATACTGCCATCCAATCAGATGCCTTTTGGACAATAGAGAAATTCGACAAAATAAAAGCTTGACACTTCTCTTGCAAGACCTGGTTACCAGTCATCTTTGCATACTGGTACCAGGAGAGTGTTCTATTAGAGTCAGGTGACTCAACAATATGCTGCATCATGTAGTCAACACAGGAATCACATAGTCTTTTAATGCCATATTTATCTGCCAGTAATAGCACAGGGAGTACTGTTTCTGTGTTAACCTCAACTGATCCACAGTATAAATACCtgcaaaataatattaaatataacttaGCTAGATCAAGCAAAATATGATCAGAGAACAAAagtaaacatgattttttttttctttttcttttatataaatgtagATGCTACACACTTAGAAAATACTAGTACTTTCAAAATTTGACTTTTACAAAccattttaaatttctaaaaaacaAGCCAGTACTCAGTCACTTTAATCATATCAGACAATATTTTACACAGCAAaccaatatatatcatatatatgtttGTGCCTCCCCAGTAGTTCTAACAAACCCTAATTAATTTTACTGCTGTGACTTTCCAAAAatattcaagaaataaaattttgtcatttaagaagATTATGAATCCTCTTTCCACTGGATTTTTCAGTCAAAATAGACCAAAGACCAGATGAAATCATTAATGCATTGTGCTAGAATATCAAAGGTGAAAAGACTTGACCTTAAAAATAGGCTGTGGTGATCCAAGTAATTTCTTAACATGTGACATTCATTTTACAATGacatccatatatatatatatgcatttaacCAAATTACATGTAGATATATTATCAATTCTTTGCCTTTAAACACCCCTTTAGCAAATAATGTATAGATGTTGTAGTTGTTACTGTGCTTATCCTGTCACCTTTGtggtatcacaatagcaatggctaaaacagtttaccaaattgcagttggAAATCTTCTCCAacaaactgatcaactggtaaaatattttagcagattgctcaagtgaaaggttgttagtatgaagtgagtACTGTGAAATAAGAATTAATATTTACTACACAGTTCCAGTTAGATGATGTCTTTGTCATGAATTTCAAACAAAGTAATGACTTACTATAATATGAGTCACTAATTTAGTAGGTCTAACTTAAACATGAAAACATTCATcataaatagatttaaaaaataatagttaAACACTTGTTTTTTAGCCATTGCTAATGTGATATCACAAAGGTGACACTCACAGGATAAATGCTGTAAGTAAAAACCCAAATAGAAACATACATGTAGTAATTTATTTACTACCAAGTGTAGCGCTGCTGGATAACTCGGACTAAaacaaaatcggactataacaaactcggactataacaaactcggcctaCCATTATTTATATGAAGAAATATATTGAACAAACTCGGACTACGATTagtagatggttttttttttactttaataaaaaaaaacactttacatattaaaattatatacgaATTTATGAgattataatgaatatttttgaaaaaaagaccatatatagaaatgtattaaatatttgttatatgagTTGAATTTGATATGTTTAAATGAGGATAATCAACTTTCATTTGAAATATCATTGTGATGTATTGTGTGTATTGATTACAAATAATAATACTGGAATGACAAATCAGCGgtaaattttcaatatatcaactTCAAATAGAAGTTTTTTTGtacttttctttatatatatttggtctagcgggacggctgcagtgcaggcgatttggtgtcacgatatcacagtagcatgggttcgaatcccggcgagggaagaaccaaaaatttgcggaaataaatttacagatctaacattgttgggttgatgtttagacgatatatatatcttgttaacgtattttttttttatccccttcaaaaatgttcaaaaataaattatttaattaattgtagataaaaattcattttaaattaagaattgaaaattaatttcaaatgacaGCAACAATCAACATTATACTTATATTCTTATAGTAGTCCGAGTTTGGTATAGTCtgagtttgttatagtccgattttgggaggccgagtttgttatatatatagtctgagtttgttatagtccgattttgttaTAGGCCGAGATATCATGGATTCAAGTGTAGCATTTAAGAATTGACACATCTCACAACTATATATTTTAGAGTATTATTAGTCATACTTAAGGAACATATCAAAAACAGGAACACAACACTCTTCTTCTGTTAGAGAAACTACAGATTCAGTGGCTTCCTTCCATCTGTCTTCACTTAACATGGCTCTGTGAaataaatagtataaaaataaggaaattttgtatgatgagataactatccaacaaagttcaaatgaagtggcatggatgttagcaattatatgcaacatacatgtacagccttcaacaatgagaaaaacacatacattttgtactgtATGGTCGGCAGCTCTAACTGCATAATCattcttcatacatgtatataatttaatcatttttttagtaaattttttatCTGAGAAGTGTTAAAATGACGACTTATCTTTTTCGCTATGTCTGGTTGCTTTCTTTTAAAATTGGTGAGATGTTT encodes:
- the LOC139490706 gene encoding BTB/POZ domain-containing protein 17-like isoform X2; the protein is MAEKLMRTPGSGDTSTSLSKNASTESINDKEYFINRFKNLYNNQMLSDVILKVGDITYYAHKIMLVTASEVFEAMLSEDRWKEATESVVSLTEEECCVPVFDMFLKYLYCGSVEVNTETVLPVLLLADKYGIKRLCDSCVDYMMQHIVESPDSNRTLSWYQYAKMTGNQVLQEKCQAFILSNFSIVQKASDWMAVSVNELTEFLSSSEIVVTSEYELWQEVERWLLCKHNRDHLVENLKGVMPLIRFSLMTPCQLSLVEESPLYHEYKDIFGDKIWSAYRRHSLMYEDIIASREPYRNYNCKNQYAVYCDLTLKKYTSKQKVDSKITVENLKIPANFMPVPLQSQSKQFTFLVDFFPMGFFIPHVLYAQYIGRHNDDTTLKIRRCNPSTPTQQSTPLPDMRAEITLIIYGMKGTIRYAAHTFRAKHTFSAEASKFEVPSVIHISKLKEAKSNYLVNGDFEARLFLKIQEIIDKKS
- the LOC139490706 gene encoding BTB/POZ domain-containing protein 17-like isoform X1, with protein sequence MSITNSHRDSFLKVWSSWKNQRKMAEKLMRTPGSGDTSTSLSKNASTESINDKEYFINRFKNLYNNQMLSDVILKVGDITYYAHKIMLVTASEVFEAMLSEDRWKEATESVVSLTEEECCVPVFDMFLKYLYCGSVEVNTETVLPVLLLADKYGIKRLCDSCVDYMMQHIVESPDSNRTLSWYQYAKMTGNQVLQEKCQAFILSNFSIVQKASDWMAVSVNELTEFLSSSEIVVTSEYELWQEVERWLLCKHNRDHLVENLKGVMPLIRFSLMTPCQLSLVEESPLYHEYKDIFGDKIWSAYRRHSLMYEDIIASREPYRNYNCKNQYAVYCDLTLKKYTSKQKVDSKITVENLKIPANFMPVPLQSQSKQFTFLVDFFPMGFFIPHVLYAQYIGRHNDDTTLKIRRCNPSTPTQQSTPLPDMRAEITLIIYGMKGTIRYAAHTFRAKHTFSAEASKFEVPSVIHISKLKEAKSNYLVNGDFEARLFLKIQEIIDKKS